Proteins from a single region of Ziziphus jujuba cultivar Dongzao chromosome 1, ASM3175591v1:
- the LOC107410851 gene encoding uncharacterized protein LOC107410851 gives MKNTIRCCISCILPCGALDVIRIVHSNGRVEEISGTIRASEIMKAHPKHVLKKPSSPNSDDGVVPKIVIVPPDAELQRGKIYFLMPAPPPPTTEKTRQRPSTKKKRRSSVEMTGNNTGNSTISMTNLLISDRYLSEILSEKISTQKDRRRGRVGVWRPHLESISESPTD, from the coding sequence ATGAAGAACACCATAAGGTGTTGCATCTCTTGCATTCTACCATGTGGAGCTCTAGACGTTATTCGTATAGTCCACTCCAATGGTCGTGTCGAAGAAATCAGCGGCACCATCAGAGCTAGCGAGATCATGAAAGCTCACCCAAAACACGTGCTTAAGAAACCCTCCTCTCCCAATTCCGACGACGGTGTCGTTCCCAAGATCGTGATCGTTCCTCCCGACGCCGAGCTTCAACGCGGGAAGATTTACTTTCTCATGCCGGCACCGCCACCACCGACGACGGAGAAGACTAGGCAAAGACCTTcgacgaagaagaagagaagatcaTCGGTGGAGATGACGGGGAACAACACCGGGAACAGCACGATATCTATGACCAACTTATTGATTTCGGATCGGTATCTGAGTGAAATACTGTCCGAGAAGATTTCTACGCAGAAAGATCGCCGGCGTGGCCGTGTTGGTGTTTGGAGACCTCATTTAGAAAGCATATCAGAGTCACCAACTGATTGA
- the LOC107410638 gene encoding peroxisome biogenesis protein 7 → MPVFKTPFNGYSVKFSPFYESRVAVATAQNFGILGNGRLHVLDISPTPNSPPVAELAAYDTADGVYDVTWSESHDSLLVAAIADGSVKLYDLALPPTSNPIRSLQEHTREVQSTDYNPVRRDSFITSSWDDTIKLWTLDRPTSVRTFKEHAYCVYSAVWNPRHADVFASASGDCTVRIWDVREPGSTMIIPAHEFEVLSCDWNKYDDCRLATASVDKSIKVWDVRNYRIPVTVLNGHGYAVRKVKFSPHRQSLLISCSYDMMVCLWDYMVEDALVGRYDHHTEFAVGVDMSVLVEGLLASTGWDELVYVWQHGTDPRAP, encoded by the coding sequence ATGCCCGTCTTCAAAACCCCTTTCAACGGCTACTCTGTCAAATTCAGCCCTTTTTACGAATCCCGAGTCGCCGTAGCCACCGCCCAGAATTTCGGTATCCTCGGCAACGGTCGCCTCCACGTTCTCGACATCTCTCCCACCCCCAATTCTCCCCCAGTCGCCGAGCTCGCAGCTTACGACACCGCCGACGGCGTCTACGACGTCACTTGGTCGGAGTCCCACGATTCCCTCCTCGTCGCCGCCATCGCCGACGGGTCCGTCAAGCTTTACGACCTCGCTCTACCGCCCACCTCCAACCCAATCCGTTCTCTCCAGGAGCACACCCGCGAGGTCCAGTCCACTGACTACAACCCGGTTCGTCGTGATTCCTTCATCACCTCCTCTTGGGACGACACCATCAAGCTCTGGACTTTGGACCGGCCCACCAGCGTTCGGACTTTCAAAGAGCACGCCTATTGCGTTTACTCCGCCGTCTGGAACCCACGCCACGCCGATGTCTTCGCATCGGCCTCTGGGGACTGCACCGTTCGCATTTGGGATGTACGCGAGCCGGGCTCAACCATGATCATCCCGGCCCACGAATTCGAGGTCTTGTCATGCGATTGGAATAAGTACGACGATTGCCGTCTCGCTACGGCTTCGGTGGACAAGTCGATTAAGGTTTGGGATGTGAGGAATTACAGAATACCAGTTACGGTGCTGAATGGGCATGGTTACGCGGTGAGGAAGGTGAAGTTCTCGCCGCACAGGCAGAGCTTGCTGATTTCGTGTTCGTATGATATGATGGTTTGCTTGTGGGATTACATGGTGGAGGATGCACTTGTGGGTCGGTACGATCATCACACCGAATTCGCGGTCGGCGTCGATATGAGCGTGCTTGTTGAGGGTCTTCTTGCGAGTACCGGCTGGGACGAGCTCGTTTACGTCTGGCAGCATGGGACTGACCCCAGAGCGCCTTGA